The Polyangiaceae bacterium genomic interval CGGCTGCTCGATGCGACATCGTGGGTGCACACGCAGCCCGAGACGACGTCGCTACGGATTGGATATTTCGGGGCGAGCACCGGCGCAGCCGCGGCGCTCATTGCTGCCGCAAAGCGACCAAGCGCAGTTTCCGCGGTCGTTTCGCGCGGCGGGCGGCCCGACCTCGCCGGCTCGTACCTCGAGCAAGTCGTCGCGCCGACGCTGCTCATCGTGGGAAGTGCCGACCACGAGGTGCTCGCGCTCAATCAGGAGGCCTTCGAGCTGCTTGGCGGCCCGCGTGACCTCGCGCTCGTGCCGCATGCGACGCACCTCTTCGAGGAGCCTGGCGCATTGGAGCAAGTCGCTCGGCTGGCCAGCGCGTGGTTCACGACGTACCTCATGCCGCGGACGCTCAAAGCGACGGGGTGAGAGCGGGTCGAAAGCGGGGAAGGGCCAAATCCAGGGGGATGGGGGGCAGAGCAGTCGTTCCCCCTCTCCGCCGCGCCGTAGGCGCGAGGGTAGAGGGGGTTAGGGGGTGAGGCGCGCGCCCCCCCATCGTAACTAGCCTCGCGAAGCGCGCGTCCCACGCGCGCGAAGCGAGCGTACAGATCCTGACCCGTTATCAAATGGCGCTTTCTTCGTGAGCCTGCGGGCATTACGGAGGAAGGAGGAGGTGTCGTGCATGATGATCCCGCTGGAATTGACGTTTCGTAACATGGCTCACTCGGACGCCATCGAGACAGCGGTGCGCGAGCGCGTAGCGAAGCTCGAGAGGTTGTTCCCGCGCATGATTTCGTGCCGCGTCGTCGTGGAAGAGCAGGGCGCTCGGCAGGATCGAGCGCGCGGGCTCGCGTACCATGTTCGCGTCGACGTCAGGGTGCCAGGGTGCGAGCTCGTCGGTGACAAGACACCTCCGCCGCAGCGATTTCACGAGGACGTCTATGTCGCGCTGCGAGATGCGTTCGACGCGGTCGGCCGCGAGCTCGAGGACTTTGCGCGACGGGAGCGGGGCGACGTGAAAGCGCACGAGGAACACCCGCGGGGCAAAGTTACGTCGATTTATCCGGATCGGGGATACGGATTCATCGAGGGACCCGACGAAGTCGCGGTGTACTTTCATCGCAACAGCGTGCACAACGGCAAGTTCGAGAGTCTCGCAGTCGGCAGCGACGTCACGTTCGTCGAGGAACACGGCGACAAGGGACCTCAGGCGCGAGCGGTGTTTTTGCCAAAAAAGAGATGAAGGAGCGCCACAGGGCGCTCGCATGAACGCCTTCGAGCACGAAGAACGCACGTGAAGGCGCGGAGGCGTAAAGACGCAAAGAAATATTTTTGAATGGGCAAAGCTGAACACGCATGTGCTCGTCTGCAATGCGCGAATCTTGGCTTTCGCATTGGCAGACTGGCGCTATGTGCGCATTGATGACCGGTATTGCTGGCACGCGGCCTCGAGCACGGGTCGGGACCAAAAACCCGTGGGCGCTCACCCGTGGCGGCGCGCTCTTGGTCGTCGCCACCGTCGGAATGGCGTTGCTGCTTCGCCAGAGCCTCAATCCGCTTTTGGAGGGCACCTTGCCGCTCGTCGTGTTCGTCATCCCGGTCGCCATTTGCGCGGCGCTCGGCGGCTTTTGGGTCGGCGTTTTGGCCACCGCCACGAGCGCCGCGTTGGGCATCTATTACTTCATGCAGCCCACCGGGCAGTTCGATATTCCGATGACCTTTCAAAATGTCCTGCGCCTCGGGTCGTTCTCTGCCATCGGGCTCATCATCAGCACCATAAGCGGCCGCTTGCACAAGCAAATCGAACGCTTGATCAATGTCGAGCAGCAGGTGGCCGCTCGAGAAGCCGCGCTGCGCAATGTCAACGCCGAGCTCGAACGGCGCACCGCCGAGCTCGAATCGTTCATTTCGCATGCACCCGTAGGGTTTGCCCTTATCGACCGAGACAAACGCTACATTCGGGCAAACGAAGCCCTCGCGAAAATGACTGGGCTTGCTCCCGAAGAGCTTGCCGGACGCTCTGTTGCGGACCTCACACCACCCCATCAGGTCGCCCAAGTCGAAGGCAATCTTCAACACGTCTTTGATACGGGAGAAACCCTGCAATCGTTGGCATGCACGAGCGGGCTGCCCACACATCCAGGCGAAGAGCGCAATCTGTTTTTGACGATGTTCCCTGTCCGCGATTCGCACGGCATCGTCGCTGTTGGTGGCGTCACACTCGACATCACGGATCAGAAGCGGGCCGAACGAGCTTGGCGTGAAAGCGACCTGCGCCTGCGCTTGGCACTCGATGCAGCTTCCGCTGGCACGTGGGACTGGGACATCGTCCACGACGAGCTCACGTGGTCGGACACGAACTACGCGCTTTACGGGCGAGATCCTAAAACGAACCCTGTCACAAACCTTCGTAGCTGGCTAGATTCGTTGCTTCCCGACGAGCGAGCAGCGGAGGAAGCAGCCGCCGCGCGAACTTTGGCGCGCGACCCCAGCGAGGAGGATACGTACCGCGCCGAATTTCGGATTGAGCACCCCCAAAAGGGCGTGCGCTGGCTGCTTGGACTGGGCCGCGTCCTCCGCGACGACCAAGGCCGTCCTACGCGACTCATCGGCATCAACCTCGACATCACCGACCGCAAACACACGGAGGAAAGCGAACGCGCCGCGCGCGCCGAAGCCGAACGCTTGAGCCGGCTTAAAGACGAGTTTCTTGCGACGATATCCCACGAGCTTCGAACGCCGCTCACCGCGATCCTCGGATGGACCGACATCCTCAAACGGCCGAAGCGCGACCAGGAAAAACTCGACCGAGGCCTCGACGTGATTGAACGCAATGCACGCGTGCTGGCACAAATCGTATCGGATCTCTTGGACGTCGGGCGCATCGTGAGCGGCAAAATGCACCTCGATGCTTCGCCCGTCGATCTCGGAACCTTGACACGCGGAGCCATCGAAACCATTCGTCCCATCGCGAAAGCAAAAGGCGTCACGGTTCGTGCAGACATCGATCCCATCGAAGAACCGCTCCTCGGAGACCCTGCGCGCATCGAACAAATCGTGTGGAATCTCTTGTCGAATGCCATCAAGTTCACACCTCGCGACGGCGTTGTCGACGTGCGTGTCGAGGCGCGCGACGAATGGGCCGGCATTACCGTGAGCGATACGGGACAAGGCATTGCTCCGGAATTTTTGCCGCAGCTTTTCCAGCGATTTCGGCAGGAAGATTCGTCGTCGTCGCGCAAATACGGCGGCTTGGGCTTGGGTCTCGCCATCGTAAAACACCTGTCGGAGCTGCACGGAGGGCGGGTGAGCGCGGAGAGCGCAGGCGTCGGCCGAGGTGCGACGTTCACCGTCGAGCTCCCGCTCGCTCGATCCTCGGACCAATATGCGCTCACGTCAGGAACGAGAACCATGGGCTCGACGGGCGGATCGACGCTGGATGGCATACGTGTCCTCGTGGTCGAAGACGAGCCGGATACGCGGGAGCTCGTGCAACGGGTGCTGGAGGAATCTGCAGCGGAAGTCGTGAGCGCAGCGTCCGCCGCCGAAGCGCTCAGGGTGCTCGACTCCGCGCGACCGGATGTGCTCGTCAGTGACATCGGCATGCCGGGGATGGACGGGTACGCGCTGCTCAGAGCCATTCGAGCGCGGAGTTGTTCTGCAAATGGTCACCCGCCACTGCCCGCCATTGCGCTCACGGCATTTGCGCGCATCGAGGATCGGGATCGAGCGCTCGATGCCGGATATGCCGAACACCTGACCAAGCCGATCGATCCGGGGAGGCTCGTAACGACCGTGGCGCGTCTTTACCGCGAATATCGCGGGCGCACGTCGTTGAACCAAAATCGCCTTTTGACCGGCTGAATGCTACGCTACCCAATCAATTCGTCGACGCGTTTCACCCACGCTTGTTTCCCGTCGAAAACCATGGCGTATTCGTGCACGGGTGCGGCGCCGGCGCTCGCCACTTCCGCTGCATATTGACGCTCGCGAATTTGTTTGGCTGCCTCGAGCAGCGCTTGTTCGGGCGTTTCTTTCCCGAAGGGCACCTTGAATTCCATCACCACACCCGGTTGTCCTGCCGTTTTCGGCCGCATGAGCACGTCGGCACGGCCATAGCCCGATTCTCGATTCGATCGGACATCGTATTGCGATTCCAAATGCACCAAGAGCCCCAAGACGAACCCATGGTACAACTTTTCCGGCGCGCGTCCGGTGGGATCTTGATAGGACATGGCGGTGAGGAGAATGCGTCCCAACAACTCTTGCACTCTTGCTGCGTCTCCGCCGAGCAACGCTTTGACGAAATCTTTCGTCAGAGACCAGTCGGGGTCGGCTTTCTTGAGCCAGTTGCGGAACATGTCTTCGTACACTTGCCGAATTTCGTTGTTCGGAATGCACAAATGACCGGTATAGCGACCCATGTGAAAATCTAGTTTTGCGATTTTCAAATACCCCGAAAACAACAAGAAATTCCAGAGCGCATCCGGCTGCCTTTCGATGTCCCGAAGCACGATGTTGTCATCGATGGGAATTTCAATGGTCTCCCCGTTGAGCAGCGCGGACGATTTTTCCGAAAGCGCCATCCCTTGCCTCGCCGCAAGTTGCTCGATGAGGTCGCTCGAGCCTGTATTTACCCAATAAGGCTGAAGCATGCCTCGCTTGATGTAATTGAGGATCGACCAGGGGTTGTAGATGACTTGGCCGCCGAAAATATATCCATTGTACCAGGTGCGTACCTCTTCCAAACGCGTGGGATCGACGATGGACGCAACTTCGTCTTCGGTGAAGCCGAAACACGTTGCGTAGTCGCGATCGAGAATCGAATATACTTGAATATTATTGAGCCCCGAAAACATGTTTTCTTTCGACACGCGCAAGATGCCCGTGAGCACCCCTTTGAAAAGCGCGACGTTGTCTTTGAGCGCCGCCGAAAAAAGGTTCCGAAAAAGCAAAACGACCTCGTCGAAGTAGCCGTGCGTATATCCCGCCTGAATGGGCGTGTCGTATTCGTCGACGAGAATGACGACATGCTTCCGGTGATGAGCGAACAAGGCTCGTGACAGGATCCACAAAGAGCTCTCAACGTCTTGCCTGGACGCTGTGCCATCAAAGAAACGACGAAATGTATTCGCTGTGATCGGATCGGTTTTCGGGTCATCGAGCAGATAAGCATGCTCCACGAAGAGCGCCCCGATTTGCGTCCGAACGCCATTGAGCATCTGCTCGAACGTCGTCGCTTTCACGTCCTTGAACGTCACGTAGAGCGTCGGATACTTCTGGAAGTGCGCCATAGCCCGCGCATCGCGTGTGACCGCAAGGCCCTCGAACAGGTGCGACACGTCCTCGGAGCTCTGCCTCAGGAAATACGCCAGGGCAGACAGGTTGAGCGTCTTGCCAAACCGCCGAGGCCGTGGGAAGAGCGTTACCGAGCTCATGTCGCCCAGCACCTCGCTGATGAAGCTGGTCTTGTCGAGGTAACCAGCTCCGCTTTCACGCACCTTACGAAAGTCGGATTCTCCGAGGGCAGGATTGAACTTCACGGGGACACCTCCAGCGAACGCCAAGTACTGTTGACCAGGTGCGGCAGGAAGTCAAGCAAGCGGAAAGCTCGTCCTGTCCGTTTGGACAATCCATTGCGGCGTGGAGTACCCGCACACGACGAAACGCCGCGGGGTGCGCTCGAGGCCGTGCCCGATTCTGGGATTGACGTCCCAAAATCGGACACTTGCGGCCCAGCAATTCACGAAGCGAACGGCGCGCTCACCAAGACAAGCTCACCGGAAGCAAATTGTTGCCCATTTCGCCCGGATTGTCGCCTCGAGTAACCATATCACCCAGGCCGAGCTGGCCGGTCGAATTGTAGCCCCAGCATTTCAATGTGCCGGCGTTCAGCACCGCGCACGAATGCCAGCTTGCACTGATCGCCGTGGCCGTCTTGCCCGTACCGAGGTTCAAGATCGGCAGGCTGTCGCCCATTTCGCCCGCGGTGCCGCCTCGAGCAAGCGTATCGCCCGAACCGAGGCGCCCATCGACGCCATTGCCCCAACACTTGACGCTGCGGTCATTGAGAATGGCGCACGTGTGGTTGCCTCCAACGGAAATGGCAACCGCCGTTTTGCCCGTGCCCACATTGACGGCCGCAAGGGCGGCGCCACCCATTTCGCCAGGCTCGTCACCTCGAGCCAAGGTATCGCCGAGCCCGAGCTGCCCATAGAAGTTATTGCCCCAGCATTTCGTGGTGCCGTCGTTCAAAATGGCGCAGGTGTGATAACTGCCGAGCGCCATCGAGACGACGGTTTTGCCGGCGCCCAAATCGACAGGAGGCAACGCGTCGCCCATTTCATTGGGTTCGTCGCCATGCCCGAGCGCATCGCCCAGACCAAGCTGCCCTTGGCTGTTGTTGCCCCAACACTTCAACGTGCCGTCGTTGAGCCGTGCACACGTGTGATACAAGCCCGCTTTGATGGCAACCGCCGTCTTGCCGCTGCCCAAATTGACCACCGGCAGAGCATCTCCCATTTCGCCTGCGTTGTCACCACGACGAATCGCGTCACCATAACCGAGCTGACCGCTGGCATTGGCGCCCCAGCATTTGACGGTGCCGTTGTTCAGAATGGCACACGCGTGCTCGGCCCCGGCCGCAATGGCAACCGCCGTTTTTCCCGCACCAAGGTTGATCGGCGGGAGCGCATCACCCATTTCGCCCTGATTGTCGCCACGGTTGATCGTATGACCTTGGCCGAGCTGCCCGGCGCTATTGCTGCCCCAACACTTGACCGTTCCGTCATTCAAGAGCGCGCACGCAAAGCGACCTTTCACGGCAATCTGCGTCGCCGTTTTCCCGATGCCCAGGTTCACCGTGGGCAAGTTGCCGCCCATTTCGTCGGGCGTATCGCCGCGATGGATCGTATTGCCCAGCCCAAGCTCGCCGAATGCATTGCTGCCCCAACACTTGACGGTGCCATCCACGAGCCGCGCGCACGAGCTTCCTTCGCCAGTTTCAACTTGAATGCCAGGCGTGCACACGAGACCATCACCCGCATACCCCAGATTGCACAAACAAACGCTCGCGACGCACGAAGCGCCCGAAGGGCAATCGGCGTTCGTGCTGCACGTGGGGTATTTGCAACCACCACCTCCATTGCATACGCCGAGACCGCAGTCGTTGTCGGGGTCCATGTTGTTGCCAATGGGACCACAGGAGCCATCGTACCCGCTGCCTTTTTTCGCAGCAGAACAAGCGTAACACGAGGCATTGCAGATGTTGCCGCAGCAAACGCCATCGACGCAATAGTTCGACAAACACTGCGTCGACGCCGAACACGAAAAGCCGTTGTAGTAGCGACAAGCGTTCGCTCCGTCGCACGCTCCGGCATAACACTCGTCGTCCGGATCCGTGTCGTACTTGATTGCGCCGCACGTGCCATCGGCTCCCTGGCCCTTTTTCGCCGCAGTACAAGCTTTGCATGAGCCGGTGCACGCATTGTCACAACAGACGCCGTCCACGCAATGACCCGACGCACATGCGGCATTCACCGAGCACGCGCTGCCGTTGCTCAGAAGCGGCGCCGCCGTGCATACGCCTGCGCCATTGCATTCGCCTGTCGGGCATTCGCTGTCGGGGTCCTTGCCGGCACCGATGAAACCGCACACTCCATCGTACCCGCTGCCTTTTTTGGCCGACGAACACGCGTAACACACGCCGCCGCAATGATTGCCGCAGCAAAAGCCGTCCACGCAATACCCGGACAAACACTGCGCCGATGTCGTGCAAGGAACGCCGTTGTACTGCTTGCACATGCCCTGCCCATCGCAAGACCCGCCCCAGCATTCCTCGTCCGGATCCTTGTCATTCGCAATCGGCCCGCACGTGCCATTCGTGCCACTGCCTTTTTTGGCCGCGGTACACGCCATGCACGAGCTCAAGCACCAACTGTCACAACATACCCCGTCGGCGCAATATCCCGATTGACACTGCGCCGCAGACGTGCACGCGGTGCCATTCGCTTGCAGCGTTTGCCCCTGATTACAGGTCCCCGAGCTCGTGCATTCACCGGGGTTGCATTCGTTATCGGGATCGCTCCCCGCGGCTATCGGCCCGCAGACGCCATCGCTGCCACTGCCCTTTTTCGCCGCCGAACACGCTTGGCAGGAGCCCATACAAATGTTGTTGCAGCAAAAGCCGTCGACGCAATAATTCGACAAACACTGCGCCGCCGAAGTGCACGGCATGCTGTTGTAGTATTTGCAGACATTTTTGCCGTCGCACGCTCCCGCGTAACATTCATTCTCCGGATCGGTGTCGTACTTGACCGATCCGCACACGCCATCCAATCCGCCGCCCTTTTTCGCCGCGCTGCACGCCATGCACTTGTTGTCGCATGCACTATCGCAACAAAACCCATCGATGCAGAAGCCACTCGCACATTGCGAATGTAACGTGCATGCCTGCGCATTCGACACAGGAGGCAACGCGAGCGCCTCATTGACCGATTCACCGCTCGGTCGATCGAAAGCGTCATCCATGACATCGACTGCACGACTGCCCCCAAACCCCCCGGATCCCCCCCCCGCCCCCATTCGCTCCTTCGGAAGCCACCGATCCACAACCCGTCGTCGTCACCACGATGGTGATCAACGATGCACTGGCAAA includes:
- a CDS encoding dienelactone hydrolase family protein; protein product: MSFRYRPQMSELSVDIEAGSVRLQGDLTIPTGASGLVLFAHGSGSGRHSPRNRFVASELQRAGLATLLFDLLTEEEGAEDEETGLLRFDVMFLATRLLDATSWVHTQPETTSLRIGYFGASTGAAAALIAAAKRPSAVSAVVSRGGRPDLAGSYLEQVVAPTLLIVGSADHEVLALNQEAFELLGGPRDLALVPHATHLFEEPGALEQVARLASAWFTTYLMPRTLKATG
- a CDS encoding HPF/RaiA family ribosome-associated protein — translated: MMIPLELTFRNMAHSDAIETAVRERVAKLERLFPRMISCRVVVEEQGARQDRARGLAYHVRVDVRVPGCELVGDKTPPPQRFHEDVYVALRDAFDAVGRELEDFARRERGDVKAHEEHPRGKVTSIYPDRGYGFIEGPDEVAVYFHRNSVHNGKFESLAVGSDVTFVEEHGDKGPQARAVFLPKKR
- a CDS encoding response regulator, producing the protein MTGIAGTRPRARVGTKNPWALTRGGALLVVATVGMALLLRQSLNPLLEGTLPLVVFVIPVAICAALGGFWVGVLATATSAALGIYYFMQPTGQFDIPMTFQNVLRLGSFSAIGLIISTISGRLHKQIERLINVEQQVAAREAALRNVNAELERRTAELESFISHAPVGFALIDRDKRYIRANEALAKMTGLAPEELAGRSVADLTPPHQVAQVEGNLQHVFDTGETLQSLACTSGLPTHPGEERNLFLTMFPVRDSHGIVAVGGVTLDITDQKRAERAWRESDLRLRLALDAASAGTWDWDIVHDELTWSDTNYALYGRDPKTNPVTNLRSWLDSLLPDERAAEEAAAARTLARDPSEEDTYRAEFRIEHPQKGVRWLLGLGRVLRDDQGRPTRLIGINLDITDRKHTEESERAARAEAERLSRLKDEFLATISHELRTPLTAILGWTDILKRPKRDQEKLDRGLDVIERNARVLAQIVSDLLDVGRIVSGKMHLDASPVDLGTLTRGAIETIRPIAKAKGVTVRADIDPIEEPLLGDPARIEQIVWNLLSNAIKFTPRDGVVDVRVEARDEWAGITVSDTGQGIAPEFLPQLFQRFRQEDSSSSRKYGGLGLGLAIVKHLSELHGGRVSAESAGVGRGATFTVELPLARSSDQYALTSGTRTMGSTGGSTLDGIRVLVVEDEPDTRELVQRVLEESAAEVVSAASAAEALRVLDSARPDVLVSDIGMPGMDGYALLRAIRARSCSANGHPPLPAIALTAFARIEDRDRALDAGYAEHLTKPIDPGRLVTTVARLYREYRGRTSLNQNRLLTG
- a CDS encoding AAA family ATPase — protein: MKFNPALGESDFRKVRESGAGYLDKTSFISEVLGDMSSVTLFPRPRRFGKTLNLSALAYFLRQSSEDVSHLFEGLAVTRDARAMAHFQKYPTLYVTFKDVKATTFEQMLNGVRTQIGALFVEHAYLLDDPKTDPITANTFRRFFDGTASRQDVESSLWILSRALFAHHRKHVVILVDEYDTPIQAGYTHGYFDEVVLLFRNLFSAALKDNVALFKGVLTGILRVSKENMFSGLNNIQVYSILDRDYATCFGFTEDEVASIVDPTRLEEVRTWYNGYIFGGQVIYNPWSILNYIKRGMLQPYWVNTGSSDLIEQLAARQGMALSEKSSALLNGETIEIPIDDNIVLRDIERQPDALWNFLLFSGYLKIAKLDFHMGRYTGHLCIPNNEIRQVYEDMFRNWLKKADPDWSLTKDFVKALLGGDAARVQELLGRILLTAMSYQDPTGRAPEKLYHGFVLGLLVHLESQYDVRSNRESGYGRADVLMRPKTAGQPGVVMEFKVPFGKETPEQALLEAAKQIRERQYAAEVASAGAAPVHEYAMVFDGKQAWVKRVDELIG